The proteins below are encoded in one region of Vulpes lagopus strain Blue_001 chromosome 10, ASM1834538v1, whole genome shotgun sequence:
- the ZNF311 gene encoding zinc finger protein 311, with protein MQQVIASHEHPGPALLWIPGAPPLQEKALPSPQHPAAARDGSWGAGTRPREEPRATTARSRAWGSSGSHTLPADTAPPQPPAHLPNQDCTAALPRDPLTSLTFEDVAVRFSSPEWRCLNRMQRLLYTDVMLENYGNMLAVGSAFPKPPLISQLEQGAEPCLPDQGFLSCFPVSPDKSRPGNEKASSEQEVLESGNVCRVQVRPLLEVLSQDPEAGAACVQEAKLKNPRDTPGKETLGEDKVACEGGKTQKVLRKNSSLPSKHVPLEGVLTERTPHECAECGRTFSWRSDLILHLRLHSGEKPYVCNQCRKAFRTRKQLSVHRIIHTGERPFDCGQCDKAFNSRSALCRHRRVHSGEKPHGCGACGKAFETRSRLSLHQLVHNGERPHACAVCGKAFQLKHSLTLHARMHSGERPYGCEQCGRAFRGSSDLSKHRRVHTGERPYECGQCGQTFRRSSDRSKHARTHAQGEARRCPRCGQAFGSPAELARHRLGHASDRPYACRECGRSFRHDCRRRAHERAHAGEQPYPCAHCGKAFRDRHCLAVHQRVHTGERPYACAQCGKAFSGRSNLANHQRTHTGERPYTCQVCARAFPQRSGLRQHARIHTGEKPYGCRECGRSFRQRAALLGHQRVHTGEKPYKCEQCGKAFRVSANLTGHKRRRHRAQRAHRLEDSGTGLSS; from the exons ATGCAGCAG GTGATAGCATCACATGAGCATCCAGGACCAGCGCTGCTGTGGATCCCTGGTGCCCCGCCCCTGCAGGAAAAAG CCCTGCCGAGCCCTCAGCATCCAGCTGCTGCCAGAGATGGAAGCTGGGGAGCCGGAACCCGGCCGAGAGAGGAGCCCAGGGCGACCACAGCCAGGAGCCGGGCCTGGGGAAGCAGCGGCTCCCACACCCTCCCTGCAGACACAGCCCCGCCACAGCCACCTGCTCACCTCCCAAATCAG GACTGCACGGCTGCACTTCCCCGGGACCCGCTGACCTCCCTGACCTTCGAGGACGTGGCTGTGCGCTTCAGCAGCCCAGAGTGGCGGTGTCTGAACCGCATGCAGAGGCTCCTCTACACAGACGTGATGCTGGAAAACTATGGGAACATGTTGGCGGTGG GTTCTGCTTTCCCTAAGCCTCCTCTGATTTCCCAGCTGGAGCAAGGGGCCGAGCCCTGCCTTCCGGACCAGGGATTCCTGAGCTGCTTCCCAG TATCACCTGACAAGTCCCGGCCTGGGAATGAGAAGGCTAGTTCGGAACAGGAGGTTTTGGAGAGTGGGAACGTCTGCAGGGTACAAGTCAGACCTCTCCTGGAAGTcctgtcccaggatcctgaggctGGAGCGGCTTGTGTGCAGGAGGCCAAGTTAAAGAACCCGCGAGACACACCGGGGAAGGAAACACTGGGAGAAGACAAGGTGGCCTGCGAGGGAGGAAAGACCCAGAAGGTCCTCAGAAAAAACTCCAGTTTACCCTCCAAACATGTGCCACTTGAGGGCGTCCTTACAGAGCGGACACCCCACGAATGTGCCGAGTGTGGCAGGACCTTCAGCTGGCGCTCCGACTTGATTCTGCACCTGCGCCTGCATTCTGGGGAGAAGCCCTACGTGTGTAACCAGTGCAGGAAAGCGTTCAGGACCAGAAAGCAGCTCTCCGTGCACCGGATCATCCACACAGGGGAGAGACCCTTCGACTGCGGCCAGTGCGACAAGGCCTTTAACAGCAGGTCGGCACTGTGCCGGCACAGAAGAGTGCACAGCGGGGAGAAGCCCCATGGCTGTGGCGCCTGCGGGAAGGCCTTTGAGACCAGGAGCCGGCTAAGTCTGCACCAGCTGGTGCACAACGGGGAGAGGCCGCACGCGTGCGCAGTATGCGGGAAGGCCTTCCAGCTCAAGCACAGCCTCACCCTGCATGCCAGGATGCACAGCGGAGAGCGGCCGTACGGCTGCGAGCAGTGCGGGCGGGCCTTCCGCGGAAGCTCGGACCTCAGCAAGCACCGGAGGGTGCACACTGGCGAACGGCCCTATGAGTGCGGCCAGTGCGGGCAGACCTTCCGCCGCAGCTCCGACCGCAGCAAGCACGCCAGGACACACGCGCAGGGGGAGGCGCGGCGGTGCCCGCGCTGCGGACAGGCCTTCGGCAGCCCCGCGGAGCTCGCCAGGCACCGGCTGGGCCACGCCTCGGACAGGCCGTACGCGTGCCGGGAGTGCGGCAGGTCCTTCCGCCACGACTGCCGGCGCCGGGCGCACGAGAGGGCGCACGCCGGGGAGCAGCCCTACCCGTGTGCGCACTGTGGGAAGGCCTTCCGGGACCGCCACTGCCTGGCCGTCCACCAGAGGGTGCACACCGGCGAGAGGCCGTACGCCTGCGCCCAGTGCGGCAAAGCCTTCAGTGGCAGGTCCAACCTGGCCAACCACCAGCGGACCCACACTGGCGAGCGGCCGTACACCTGCCAGGTGTGCGCCCGGGCCTTCCCGCAGCGCTCTGGCCTGAGGCAGCACGCGCGCATCCACACGGGCGAGAAGCCCTACGGCTGCCGGGAGTGCGGCCGGTCCTTCCGCCAGCGTGCGGCCCTGCTGGGGCACCAGCGCGTCCACACCGGCGAGAAGCCCTACAAGTGCGAGCAGTGCGGGAAGGCCTTCAGGGTGAGTGCCAATCTCACCGGGCACAAGAGAAGGCGGCACCGGGCACAGAGAGCCCACCGACTGGAGGACAGTGGGACAGGCCTCTCCTCGTAG